CCTGAGACTACTAGCATGAAGCCCGGAGCGGCCGCGGTTTTGTTTCCAACTCTGAGCTTCGCCATCTCATTCTCTGCCTTTATGCTCTCCGAGGTGGGTGGTAGGAACTCCTCCTCGCTGGTCTTTACTATATCGTTTATAGAGGCTGCCAGCGGGCCTGCTATGATTACCACGATCAGCCATACCGCTATTATGGTCCACGGCCTCTTCCTTATGACGCCCTCCAACACATATCAACACCCGAGCTATGTCAGACACCGATCTATTATTTATAGTTGCCTATTTACACCCGGGGGCATGTTCCATAGATGGTGCCGGCCGTGGAAAGGGTATGGTTGCTGTTCCTGGACCTCGACGGCACGCTCTGGGATCACAAGGACATATCCTCTCTCACCCCACCTTTCAAGAGGATAAATGATGAAGTGATAGTTGATAGTAGGGGGGTTGAGGTTAACCTCTACGGGGATATGGTCAAGCTGTTGAAGTGGGCCAAGGAGAGAGGGGCTATAGTATCGTCGCTGAGCTGGAACGATCCCCGCAAGGCGCTGGAAGCCCTAAAGGCCTTCAACCTACTAGGTCTATTCGACTACCATGCCATAGAGGTGCATCCGAACAAGGGGGAATACGCCAGCAGGGTCGTTGACACGGTAGAGTCTAGGCTTGGAGTGAAGCTTAGGGGGTGTCAGATAGTCTATATAGACGATAGAGACATACACTTGGACAATGTTAAGAGGCACTTGGGCGAGATAATCTTTCTAAGAGCGTGGGTTGACTTCAAAGACTACAACGAGGCTAGGAGGATTATAGAGGAGAGGCTATGCCTAGACACCTAGGGCATGATCCCGGAAACCTTTATTCCCTGCTCTCCTACACGAGTTGAACCACGGGGGCGAACCACTTGTCCTTACCCAAGTCGGCTAGGGATCCAAAACTAGTCCTAGACATGCTATCCAGGATGGCGGTCCGCGATCTAGACCCCTGGTCCGGGAGAATGTTTGGCCACGTCTATGACACGGGGCTTAAGGAGCTGAGAGAGGCTGCAAGGAAAGCTTTCGAGATGTTCCAGGACAAGACTATGCTCGACTTCACAGTCTATCCAAGCGTCTTGGACCTGGAGAGACAGGTAGTCCGGATGAGTGCCTCGCTCGTCAATGGCGGCGACGAGGTTGTAGGCGCATTCACCTACGGAGGGACCGAGAGCATAATGCTAGCCGTCAAGGCCGCCAGGGACTACTTCAAGAGTAGAGCAGGCGGTGGGACCCCGACCATGATCCTCCCGGTCACGGGTCACCCCGCCTTTGTTAAAGCTGCAGAGTATCTGGGTCTCCGGGTTGTCAGGGCGCCTGTGGACGGCGAATCGTATAGGGTCGACGTAGAGGCCGTTAAGGAGATGGTGTCCAGGGATACGGCCATAATAGTGGCGTCAGCGCCCAACTATCCGATGGGCGTGATCGACGATATAGAAGCGTTGAGCGACCTGGCTATGGACAAGGGAGTCTGGCTACACGTCGATGCCTGCATAGGCGGCTTCCTACTGCCATTCCTCAGGGATGCCGGCGATAACGTGCCGCCCTTCGGCTTCGAGCTCCCGGGAGTGGCGTCGCTCTCAATGGACCTCCACAAGTACGGTTATGCACCTCGCGGCGCCTCGGTCGTGCTCTATAGGGGCGAGGACCGTAGGCTGAGGCACATCTTTGTAAATGCCAGCTGGCCCGGGTATCCGATAGTGAACATGGCAGTCCTATCAACAAGGTCAGCTGGCCCCCTGGCGGCGTCATGGCTTGTATTGAATTCCCTAGGGTATGAGGGCTACCTCGACCTCGCTAGGAAGGTGCTCGCGGCCCGGGAGGCCATTAGACGCGGTGTGACCAGCCTTGGGTTCAGCGTGTTGGGCGATCCTCATAGCGGCATCCTAGCGTTCTCCACGGGAGAGATATCTCCTACTAGGCTGGCAGTAGCCATGGCCCGTAGGAAATGGTACATACAGGTGCAGCCAGGCTCCAGGCCTCTAGGCCTGCCTAGGAGCATACACCTAACCATAAGCCCCGTCCATCACGGCATTGTGGACGAGTTCCTCAGAGACCTCGCCAGCGCTAAGGAGGAGGCTCTAGGCCTCGATATGCCCTCAGACGAGGAACTCGATCAGCTGGCCGCTATTATAGAGTCCTCTAAGCCCGAAGAGGTCCTCGCCATGCTAGGGCTCGGCGAAGGAGGAGGCAGCCTCGATGAGAGCGTGTTGTCTCTAGTCGACGAGCTAATCTACAGGCTCAACCCAGGCACTGTCGAGGCATTGCTTAGGCTCGCCGTGAGCAGGCTGTTCAGGTAGCCTGGTGCCTGTTTATCTCCCTGAACAACTTTTTGTTCCTTGAATAAAGCTCTCTATAGTGCTTGAACAACTCGTCATAGACCTTTGAATATTCCCCACTCGGTCTATAAACTCTATCATACTCGAATCGGGAAACCGCTTCCCTCACAGAGTCGTAGATGCCTATGCTGACCGCGGCCAGTGCAGCCGCTCCCCTCAGCCCAGCATCTTGAGGGTCCCTTAGCCTCTTCACAGGCCTCTTTAGGGCGCTGGCTAGGGACAAGCACCACTCGTCGAAGAGGGTCCCTCCTCCTATCGCGGCCAGGTACTCCTGGGGGCCAACTAGCTTCTCAAAGTACCCGTAGGCCCACTTCATGTTTAAGACAACGCCATCCACTATAGCCCTTATAACATCCTCTCTCCCCGTTTCAAGAGATATATTGAAGAGGATTCCCCTGAGGCTGGGCTCATCGACGGGAGAGCGCTCGCCGTAGAGCCACGGCGCAAACATTACTCCAGCCCCGCCAGGCTTCACCTCGCCTAGCGCCTCTTCAACTAGGTCGTACCTGCCCTCGACGCCGGAGATCTTCATGAACCACTCCAGGGCTCCCGCGGCCACTTCCTGCTCCGCCACCACGAAGTAGTATTGTGGGATGGCGCTCAGTATAGACCCGATATAGTGGGATATGTCCAGCAGTCTCCTAGAGCTGTGGGCGGCGATCCAGTCGCTAGTCCCAATGTAGACGTGAGCCTCACCCTCCCCTACGGCGCCTGAGCCGACGCCCGCCGCCGTCATATCACCTGCACCCACGACCACTGGGATCCCGGGATCCAGGCCTAGATCCCTAGCCGCATCACCCTTCAACCGCCCAGCTATCGCAGTACTATCCAGTATCTCGGGGAGCTTCTCGCCCGGGATACCGTACTCTCTGAGCAGGCCGGGATGCCATCTGGCAACCCTATCCCTCGTATCAGCCAGCCACGTCAGGCTGGCCTCGTCGTGGCTTGTAACGTACCTTCCAGTAGCCCTGGCGATCAAGTAGCCCTTAATGTCGAGGAACTTGTAGGCCCGCTCGAAGACCTCACCCTCATTATCCCTTATCCAGTGGAGCTTGGAGATGGGATCCTTACCCGTCTTCCCGGGAGCCCCTCCGGTTATCCTCAAGAG
This DNA window, taken from Candidatus Thermodiscus eudorianus, encodes the following:
- a CDS encoding FGGY-family carbohydrate kinase, which codes for MPRGLKTVLAVDVGTTSLKVALVEVDGFRVVARASKPSVIEYPRRGWAEQDVEVLWSDIAELSRELVDSSGLKPAALVYTAHMAGVVPVDSRGRPLRKAIIWLDERGAGYPRELWRGFPRVQGYNLFKLLRLLRITGGAPGKTGKDPISKLHWIRDNEGEVFERAYKFLDIKGYLIARATGRYVTSHDEASLTWLADTRDRVARWHPGLLREYGIPGEKLPEILDSTAIAGRLKGDAARDLGLDPGIPVVVGAGDMTAAGVGSGAVGEGEAHVYIGTSDWIAAHSSRRLLDISHYIGSILSAIPQYYFVVAEQEVAAGALEWFMKISGVEGRYDLVEEALGEVKPGGAGVMFAPWLYGERSPVDEPSLRGILFNISLETGREDVIRAIVDGVVLNMKWAYGYFEKLVGPQEYLAAIGGGTLFDEWCLSLASALKRPVKRLRDPQDAGLRGAAALAAVSIGIYDSVREAVSRFEYDRVYRPSGEYSKVYDELFKHYRELYSRNKKLFREINRHQAT
- a CDS encoding magnesium-dependent phosphatase-1; the encoded protein is MERVWLLFLDLDGTLWDHKDISSLTPPFKRINDEVIVDSRGVEVNLYGDMVKLLKWAKERGAIVSSLSWNDPRKALEALKAFNLLGLFDYHAIEVHPNKGEYASRVVDTVESRLGVKLRGCQIVYIDDRDIHLDNVKRHLGEIIFLRAWVDFKDYNEARRIIEERLCLDT
- a CDS encoding aspartate aminotransferase family protein, with protein sequence MSLPKSARDPKLVLDMLSRMAVRDLDPWSGRMFGHVYDTGLKELREAARKAFEMFQDKTMLDFTVYPSVLDLERQVVRMSASLVNGGDEVVGAFTYGGTESIMLAVKAARDYFKSRAGGGTPTMILPVTGHPAFVKAAEYLGLRVVRAPVDGESYRVDVEAVKEMVSRDTAIIVASAPNYPMGVIDDIEALSDLAMDKGVWLHVDACIGGFLLPFLRDAGDNVPPFGFELPGVASLSMDLHKYGYAPRGASVVLYRGEDRRLRHIFVNASWPGYPIVNMAVLSTRSAGPLAASWLVLNSLGYEGYLDLARKVLAAREAIRRGVTSLGFSVLGDPHSGILAFSTGEISPTRLAVAMARRKWYIQVQPGSRPLGLPRSIHLTISPVHHGIVDEFLRDLASAKEEALGLDMPSDEELDQLAAIIESSKPEEVLAMLGLGEGGGSLDESVLSLVDELIYRLNPGTVEALLRLAVSRLFR